Proteins found in one Tsukamurella paurometabola DSM 20162 genomic segment:
- a CDS encoding helix-turn-helix domain-containing protein, translating into MLGGIASGPDDVLPGPDRVGSALRSARRSRRLTLAQVADGVGLTKGYLSKVERGLAAPSVGTLIKLCEILEVPVGSLFDGGATGAVVRADAYPQVRFGGTGLAEFLLTPAGERRMQVLLSEIEPGGGSGDEAYELPADVSFVLVQRGTLHLAFPPERSVDLGEGDALTFDPGAPHTFRAGPDGARVLWVMAPALPAGDRSSVR; encoded by the coding sequence ATGTTGGGTGGAATCGCATCCGGACCGGATGACGTTCTGCCAGGCCCGGATCGGGTGGGATCTGCACTGCGCTCGGCGCGTCGATCGCGTCGGCTGACCCTCGCGCAAGTGGCGGACGGGGTCGGTCTCACCAAGGGGTATCTCTCGAAGGTGGAGCGCGGATTGGCCGCTCCGTCGGTCGGGACGCTCATCAAGTTGTGCGAGATTCTCGAGGTGCCCGTCGGTTCGCTGTTCGACGGTGGCGCGACCGGCGCAGTGGTGCGCGCCGACGCCTACCCGCAGGTGCGGTTCGGCGGCACCGGCCTCGCCGAATTCTTGCTCACTCCCGCGGGTGAACGCAGGATGCAGGTGCTGCTGAGCGAGATCGAACCCGGAGGCGGCAGCGGCGATGAGGCCTACGAGTTGCCCGCCGACGTCTCCTTCGTCCTGGTCCAACGCGGCACGCTGCATCTCGCGTTCCCGCCGGAGCGCAGCGTCGATCTCGGGGAAGGAGATGCCCTCACCTTCGATCCGGGCGCGCCGCATACTTTCCGGGCCGGTCCCGACGGTGCTCGCGTGCTGTGGGTGATGGCGCCAGCGCTGCCGGCGGGGGATCGCTCTAGCGTCCGGTGA